A region from the Kryptolebias marmoratus isolate JLee-2015 linkage group LG9, ASM164957v2, whole genome shotgun sequence genome encodes:
- the atp11c gene encoding phospholipid-transporting ATPase 11C isoform X1, with protein MLRRSLNRLLGGDERRVDNRTIYIGHQSFPVNEAFIPPKFCDNRIVSSKYTVWNFLPKNLFEQFRRIANFYFLIIFLVQVIVDTPTSPVTSGLPLFFVITVTAIKQGYEDWLRHKADREVNKSTVKVLENGEETSKESEKIKVGDIVEVTENDTFPCDLILLQSSRDDGTCFVTTASLDGESNHKTHYTVPDIERDLQSLSATIECEQPQPDLYKFNGRMHIYKNDQEPTVRSLGPENLLLKGATLKNTQKICGVAVYTGMETKMALNYQGKSQKRSVVEKSINAFLLVYLCILVSKALVCTTLKYVWQNKPGQDEPWYNEKTQKEKDTNLYLKMFTDFLSFMVLFNFIIPVSMYVTVEMQKFLGSFFITWDKDFFDPEIQEGALVNTSDLNEELGQVEYIFTDKTGTLTQNNMEFIECCIDGFQYKHRGACSELDGFCVTDGPVNKLQQKAGREREELFLRALCLCHTVQVKESTEQARSQGEDCIDQVDGLPVEDEALQPPQEERGFIASSPDEIALVKGAMRYGFTFLGLESKTMKILNRNKDVEMYELLHVLNFDPVRRRMSVIVRSRSGDTLLFCKGADSSIFPRVRQEEVERIRMHVERNATDGYRTLCVAYKHLSEEEYAQADEGLREARLALQDREEKLMAVYNQVETGMNLLGATAVEDRLQEEAAETMEALQGAGMKVWVLTGDKMETAKSTCYACGLFQKRTELLELTVRTLEDGGRKREDRLHELLSEYHKKAVQDAPPVKAGGSRGRFFGKQDYGFIIDGPSLSIVLSSSSESNSNLYKNLFLQICQNCTAVLCCRMAPLQKAQIVKMVKNCKGSPITLSIGDGANDVSMILEAHVGIGIKGKEGRQAVRNSDYAIPKLKHLKKLLLAHGHLYYVRIAHLVQYFFYKNLCFILPQFLYQFFCGYSQQPLYDAAYLTMYNICFTSMPILAYSLFEQHICIEFLLKNANLYSEVAKNAMLRWELFLYWTLLGVFHGLVFFFGVRFLFGNPALQDNGQVFGNWSYGTIVFTVLVFTVTLKLALDTRHWTWINHFVIWGSLAFYVFFSFFWGGIIWPFQKHQRLYFVFANMLSSVSAWLVIILLILLSLLPEILLVVLRKPRGPYARKKKMVQSSEGGLQSPRSPVRPLLMRTFSDESSTVI; from the exons GTGATAGTGGACACCCCCACCAGCCCAGTCACCAGTGGCCtacctttattttttgtgatcACAGTAACTGCTATTAAACAG GGATATGAAGACTGGCTACGTCACAAGGCTGACCGTGAAGTGAATAAGTCCACAGTGAAAGTGTTAGAGAATGGCGAGGAGACCTCGAAGGAGAGTGAGAAAATCAAG gttggAGATATTGTAGAAGTAACGGAAAATGACACCTTTCCCTGTGATTTAATACTGCTGCAGTCTAGCCGAGATGATGGCACATGCTTTGTTACAACAGCAAGTCTGGATGGAGAGTCCAATCATAAA ACACACTACACGGTGCCAGACATCGAGAGGGACCTGCAATCTCTCAGTGCCACCATCGAGTGTGAACAGCCTCAGCCTGACCTTTACAA GTTTAATGGTCGTATGCATATCTACAAAAACGACCAGGAGCCCACAGTGAG GTCTTTAGGCCCAgaaaacctgctgctgaaaggagCGACTTTAAAGAACACTCAGAAGATATGTG GTGTTGCAGTTTACACTGGCATggagacaaaaatggctcttaACTATCAGGGCAAATCTCAAAAACGATCCGTTGTAGAGAA GTCTATAAATGCCTTCCTTCTGGTTTACCTTTGCATACTGGTGAGCAAGGCGCTTGTGTGCACAACACTTAAATACGTTTGGCAGAACAAACCTGGACAGGATGAGCCGTGGTACAACGAAAAAACCCAGAAGGAGAAGGATACAAATCTG TACTTAAAAATGTTCACAGACTTCCTGTCCTTCATGGTCCTTTTCAACTTCATCATTCCGGTGTCCATGTATGTCACAGTTGAGATGCAAAAGTTTTTGGGATCCTTTTTCATCACTTGGGACAAAGATTTCTTTGACCCTGAAATTCAGGAGGGTGCACTGGTCAACACGTCAGACCTGAACGAAGAGTTGGGACAG GTGGAGTATATCTTCACAGACAAGACGGGCACACTCACCCAGAATAACATGGAGTTCATTGAGTGCTGCATCGACGGCTTCCAGTACAAACATCGGGGCGCATGCTCTGAGTTGGACGGGTTTTGTGTCACAGATGGACCAGTGAACAAACTACAGCAGAAAGCTGGCAGG gagagggaggagctgtTTCTGCGTGCCCTGTGTCTCTGCCACACTGTTCAGGTGAAGGAGTCTACAGAGCAGGCTCGGAGCCAAGGGGAAGATTGTATAGACCAGGTGGATGGTTTACCTGTAGAAGACGAAGCGCTCCAACCACCGCAGGAAGAGAGAGGCTTCATAGCTTCCTCACCTGATGAGATTGCACTGGTCAAGGGTGCCATGAG GTATGGCTTCACATTTCTGGGTCTCGAAAGCAAAACCATGAAAATTCTTAACAGGAATAAAGATGTTGAAAT GTATGAACTGCTTCACGTGTTGAACTTTGACCCAGTGAGAAGGCGAATGAGTGTGATCGTCAGATCCAGATCAG GTGACACATTGCTTTTCTGTAAGGGAGCAGACTCCTCCATCTTCCCTCGAGTCagacaggaggaggtggagaggatACGAATGCATGTCGAGCGCAATGCGACA GACGGTTATAGGACACTGTGTGTGGCCTACAAACATCTCAGTGAAGAGGAGTATGCCCAGGCAGACGAAGGACTGAGAGAAGCGAGACTGGCTCTgcaggacagagaggagaaactTATGGCTGTTTACAACCAGGTGGAGACTGGAATGAATCTACTAGGAGCCACTGCAGTGGAAGATCG CCTTCAAGAGGAGGCAGCAGAGACTATGGAAGCTCTGCAGGGAGCAGGTATGAAGGTTTGGGTCCTAACTGGGGACAAAATGGAGACAGCAAAGTCCACCTGCTACGCTTGTGGATTGTTTCAGAAGAGAACAGAGCTGTTGGAGCTAACTGTGCGCACTCTGGAGGATGGAGGGAGAAAACGTGAAGATCGCCTGCATGAACTTTTGTCCGAGTATCATAAGAAAGCTGTTCAGGATGCGCCACCGGTGAAAGCCGGCGGCAGCAG GGGCCGTTTTTTTGGCAAGCAAGATTATGGGTTTATCATCGATGGACCTTCTTTATCCATAGTGCTCAGCTCATCCTCTGAATCCAACTCCAATCTCTACAAAAATCTGTTCCTGCAGATTTGTCAAAACTGCACAGCTGTGCTCTGCTGCCGCATGGCTCCGCTGCAAAAGGCACAG ATTGTTAAAATGGTGAAAAACTGTAAAGGCAGCCCAATCACACTTTCCATTGGAGACGGAGCCAATGATGTCAGTATGATTTTGGAGGCTCATGTTGGCATTG GCATCAAGGGTAAGGAGGGTCGGCAGGCAGTGAGAAACAGTGATTATGCTATCCCCAAACTCAAGCATCTCAAGAAACTTCTGTTGGCTCATGGGCATCTTTACTACGTTCGCATTGCACATCTGGTGCAGTATTTCTTTTACAAG AATCTTTGCTTCATCTTACCCCAGTTTTTGTACCAGTTCTTCTGTGGCTACTCCCAACAA CCTCTGTATGATGCAGCCTATCTGACGATGTACAACATCTGCTTCACCTCTATGCCCATCCTGGCTTACAGCCTTTTCGAGCAGCACATTTGCATTGAGTTTCTCCTAAAAAACGCCAACCTGTAcag tgagGTTGCAAAGAACGCCATGTTGCGGTGGGAACTTTTTCTCTACTGGACCCTACTTGGAGTCTTCCATGGCTTGGTCTTCTTCTTTGGTGTTCGATTTTTGTTCGGTAACCCAGCCTTGCAGGACAATGGCCAG GTTTTTGGGAACTGGTCATATGGAACAATTGTATTCACTGTCCTCGTCTTCACTGTAACTCTAAAA CTTGCTCTTGACACACGACATTGGACGTGGATCAACCACTTTGTAATCTGGGGTTCTTTGGCCTTCTACgtgtttttcagcttcttctgggGAGGAATAATATG GCCTTTTCAGAAGCACCAGCGTTTGTACTTTGTCTTTGCCAACATGCTGAGCTCTGTATCAGCATGGCTCGTCATCATCTTGCTCATACTGCTCAGCCTACTGCCAGAGATCCTGCTCGTGGTGCTCCGCAAGCCCCGGGGACCTTACGCTCGAAAG AAGAAGATGGTTCAGTCAAGTGAAGGGGGCCTCCAGTCTCCCCGGTCTCCAGT
- the atp11c gene encoding phospholipid-transporting ATPase 11C isoform X3, giving the protein MLRRSLNRLLGGDERRVDNRTIYIGHQSFPVNEAFIPPKFCDNRIVSSKYTVWNFLPKNLFEQFRRIANFYFLIIFLVQVIVDTPTSPVTSGLPLFFVITVTAIKQGYEDWLRHKADREVNKSTVKVLENGEETSKESEKIKVGDIVEVTENDTFPCDLILLQSSRDDGTCFVTTASLDGESNHKTHYTVPDIERDLQSLSATIECEQPQPDLYKFNGRMHIYKNDQEPTVRSLGPENLLLKGATLKNTQKICGVAVYTGMETKMALNYQGKSQKRSVVEKSINAFLLVYLCILVSKALVCTTLKYVWQNKPGQDEPWYNEKTQKEKDTNLYLKMFTDFLSFMVLFNFIIPVSMYVTVEMQKFLGSFFITWDKDFFDPEIQEGALVNTSDLNEELGQVEYIFTDKTGTLTQNNMEFIECCIDGFQYKHRGACSELDGFCVTDGPVNKLQQKAGREREELFLRALCLCHTVQVKESTEQARSQGEDCIDQVDGLPVEDEALQPPQEERGFIASSPDEIALVKGAMRYGFTFLGLESKTMKILNRNKDVEMYELLHVLNFDPVRRRMSVIVRSRSGDTLLFCKGADSSIFPRVRQEEVERIRMHVERNATDGYRTLCVAYKHLSEEEYAQADEGLREARLALQDREEKLMAVYNQVETGMNLLGATAVEDRLQEEAAETMEALQGAGMKVWVLTGDKMETAKSTCYACGLFQKRTELLELTVRTLEDGGRKREDRLHELLSEYHKKAVQDAPPVKAGGSRGRFFGKQDYGFIIDGPSLSIVLSSSSESNSNLYKNLFLQICQNCTAVLCCRMAPLQKAQIVKMVKNCKGSPITLSIGDGANDVSMILEAHVGIGIKGKEGRQAVRNSDYAIPKLKHLKKLLLAHGHLYYVRIAHLVQYFFYKNLCFILPQFLYQFFCGYSQQPLYDAAYLTMYNICFTSMPILAYSLFEQHICIEFLLKNANLYSEVAKNAMLRWELFLYWTLLGVFHGLVFFFGVRFLFGNPALQDNGQVFGNWSYGTIVFTVLVFTVTLKLALDTRHWTWINHFVIWGSLAFYVFFSFFWGGIIWPFQKHQRLYFVFANMLSSVSAWLVIILLILLSLLPEILLVVLRKPRGPYARKIAAITPLSYKHLKELQ; this is encoded by the exons GTGATAGTGGACACCCCCACCAGCCCAGTCACCAGTGGCCtacctttattttttgtgatcACAGTAACTGCTATTAAACAG GGATATGAAGACTGGCTACGTCACAAGGCTGACCGTGAAGTGAATAAGTCCACAGTGAAAGTGTTAGAGAATGGCGAGGAGACCTCGAAGGAGAGTGAGAAAATCAAG gttggAGATATTGTAGAAGTAACGGAAAATGACACCTTTCCCTGTGATTTAATACTGCTGCAGTCTAGCCGAGATGATGGCACATGCTTTGTTACAACAGCAAGTCTGGATGGAGAGTCCAATCATAAA ACACACTACACGGTGCCAGACATCGAGAGGGACCTGCAATCTCTCAGTGCCACCATCGAGTGTGAACAGCCTCAGCCTGACCTTTACAA GTTTAATGGTCGTATGCATATCTACAAAAACGACCAGGAGCCCACAGTGAG GTCTTTAGGCCCAgaaaacctgctgctgaaaggagCGACTTTAAAGAACACTCAGAAGATATGTG GTGTTGCAGTTTACACTGGCATggagacaaaaatggctcttaACTATCAGGGCAAATCTCAAAAACGATCCGTTGTAGAGAA GTCTATAAATGCCTTCCTTCTGGTTTACCTTTGCATACTGGTGAGCAAGGCGCTTGTGTGCACAACACTTAAATACGTTTGGCAGAACAAACCTGGACAGGATGAGCCGTGGTACAACGAAAAAACCCAGAAGGAGAAGGATACAAATCTG TACTTAAAAATGTTCACAGACTTCCTGTCCTTCATGGTCCTTTTCAACTTCATCATTCCGGTGTCCATGTATGTCACAGTTGAGATGCAAAAGTTTTTGGGATCCTTTTTCATCACTTGGGACAAAGATTTCTTTGACCCTGAAATTCAGGAGGGTGCACTGGTCAACACGTCAGACCTGAACGAAGAGTTGGGACAG GTGGAGTATATCTTCACAGACAAGACGGGCACACTCACCCAGAATAACATGGAGTTCATTGAGTGCTGCATCGACGGCTTCCAGTACAAACATCGGGGCGCATGCTCTGAGTTGGACGGGTTTTGTGTCACAGATGGACCAGTGAACAAACTACAGCAGAAAGCTGGCAGG gagagggaggagctgtTTCTGCGTGCCCTGTGTCTCTGCCACACTGTTCAGGTGAAGGAGTCTACAGAGCAGGCTCGGAGCCAAGGGGAAGATTGTATAGACCAGGTGGATGGTTTACCTGTAGAAGACGAAGCGCTCCAACCACCGCAGGAAGAGAGAGGCTTCATAGCTTCCTCACCTGATGAGATTGCACTGGTCAAGGGTGCCATGAG GTATGGCTTCACATTTCTGGGTCTCGAAAGCAAAACCATGAAAATTCTTAACAGGAATAAAGATGTTGAAAT GTATGAACTGCTTCACGTGTTGAACTTTGACCCAGTGAGAAGGCGAATGAGTGTGATCGTCAGATCCAGATCAG GTGACACATTGCTTTTCTGTAAGGGAGCAGACTCCTCCATCTTCCCTCGAGTCagacaggaggaggtggagaggatACGAATGCATGTCGAGCGCAATGCGACA GACGGTTATAGGACACTGTGTGTGGCCTACAAACATCTCAGTGAAGAGGAGTATGCCCAGGCAGACGAAGGACTGAGAGAAGCGAGACTGGCTCTgcaggacagagaggagaaactTATGGCTGTTTACAACCAGGTGGAGACTGGAATGAATCTACTAGGAGCCACTGCAGTGGAAGATCG CCTTCAAGAGGAGGCAGCAGAGACTATGGAAGCTCTGCAGGGAGCAGGTATGAAGGTTTGGGTCCTAACTGGGGACAAAATGGAGACAGCAAAGTCCACCTGCTACGCTTGTGGATTGTTTCAGAAGAGAACAGAGCTGTTGGAGCTAACTGTGCGCACTCTGGAGGATGGAGGGAGAAAACGTGAAGATCGCCTGCATGAACTTTTGTCCGAGTATCATAAGAAAGCTGTTCAGGATGCGCCACCGGTGAAAGCCGGCGGCAGCAG GGGCCGTTTTTTTGGCAAGCAAGATTATGGGTTTATCATCGATGGACCTTCTTTATCCATAGTGCTCAGCTCATCCTCTGAATCCAACTCCAATCTCTACAAAAATCTGTTCCTGCAGATTTGTCAAAACTGCACAGCTGTGCTCTGCTGCCGCATGGCTCCGCTGCAAAAGGCACAG ATTGTTAAAATGGTGAAAAACTGTAAAGGCAGCCCAATCACACTTTCCATTGGAGACGGAGCCAATGATGTCAGTATGATTTTGGAGGCTCATGTTGGCATTG GCATCAAGGGTAAGGAGGGTCGGCAGGCAGTGAGAAACAGTGATTATGCTATCCCCAAACTCAAGCATCTCAAGAAACTTCTGTTGGCTCATGGGCATCTTTACTACGTTCGCATTGCACATCTGGTGCAGTATTTCTTTTACAAG AATCTTTGCTTCATCTTACCCCAGTTTTTGTACCAGTTCTTCTGTGGCTACTCCCAACAA CCTCTGTATGATGCAGCCTATCTGACGATGTACAACATCTGCTTCACCTCTATGCCCATCCTGGCTTACAGCCTTTTCGAGCAGCACATTTGCATTGAGTTTCTCCTAAAAAACGCCAACCTGTAcag tgagGTTGCAAAGAACGCCATGTTGCGGTGGGAACTTTTTCTCTACTGGACCCTACTTGGAGTCTTCCATGGCTTGGTCTTCTTCTTTGGTGTTCGATTTTTGTTCGGTAACCCAGCCTTGCAGGACAATGGCCAG GTTTTTGGGAACTGGTCATATGGAACAATTGTATTCACTGTCCTCGTCTTCACTGTAACTCTAAAA CTTGCTCTTGACACACGACATTGGACGTGGATCAACCACTTTGTAATCTGGGGTTCTTTGGCCTTCTACgtgtttttcagcttcttctgggGAGGAATAATATG GCCTTTTCAGAAGCACCAGCGTTTGTACTTTGTCTTTGCCAACATGCTGAGCTCTGTATCAGCATGGCTCGTCATCATCTTGCTCATACTGCTCAGCCTACTGCCAGAGATCCTGCTCGTGGTGCTCCGCAAGCCCCGGGGACCTTACGCTCGAAAG
- the atp11c gene encoding phospholipid-transporting ATPase 11C isoform X2, whose product MLRRSLNRLLGGDERRVDNRTIYIGHQSFPVNEAFIPPKFCDNRIVSSKYTVWNFLPKNLFEQFRRIANFYFLIIFLVQVIVDTPTSPVTSGLPLFFVITVTAIKQGYEDWLRHKADREVNKSTVKVLENGEETSKESEKIKVGDIVEVTENDTFPCDLILLQSSRDDGTCFVTTASLDGESNHKTHYTVPDIERDLQSLSATIECEQPQPDLYKFNGRMHIYKNDQEPTVRSLGPENLLLKGATLKNTQKICGVAVYTGMETKMALNYQGKSQKRSVVEKSINAFLLVYLCILVSKALVCTTLKYVWQNKPGQDEPWYNEKTQKEKDTNLYLKMFTDFLSFMVLFNFIIPVSMYVTVEMQKFLGSFFITWDKDFFDPEIQEGALVNTSDLNEELGQVEYIFTDKTGTLTQNNMEFIECCIDGFQYKHRGACSELDGFCVTDGPVNKLQQKAGREREELFLRALCLCHTVQVKESTEQARSQGEDCIDQVDGLPVEDEALQPPQEERGFIASSPDEIALVKGAMRYGFTFLGLESKTMKILNRNKDVEMYELLHVLNFDPVRRRMSVIVRSRSGDTLLFCKGADSSIFPRVRQEEVERIRMHVERNATDGYRTLCVAYKHLSEEEYAQADEGLREARLALQDREEKLMAVYNQVETGMNLLGATAVEDRLQEEAAETMEALQGAGMKVWVLTGDKMETAKSTCYACGLFQKRTELLELTVRTLEDGGRKREDRLHELLSEYHKKAVQDAPPVKAGGSRGRFFGKQDYGFIIDGPSLSIVLSSSSESNSNLYKNLFLQICQNCTAVLCCRMAPLQKAQIVKMVKNCKGSPITLSIGDGANDVSMILEAHVGIGIKGKEGRQAVRNSDYAIPKLKHLKKLLLAHGHLYYVRIAHLVQYFFYKNLCFILPQFLYQFFCGYSQQPLYDAAYLTMYNICFTSMPILAYSLFEQHICIEFLLKNANLYSEVAKNAMLRWELFLYWTLLGVFHGLVFFFGVRFLFGNPALQDNGQVFGNWSYGTIVFTVLVFTVTLKLALDTRHWTWINHFVIWGSLAFYVFFSFFWGGIIWPFQKHQRLYFVFANMLSSVSAWLVIILLILLSLLPEILLVVLRKPRGPYARKLSEDDLLQSSRLQPSHHCPIST is encoded by the exons GTGATAGTGGACACCCCCACCAGCCCAGTCACCAGTGGCCtacctttattttttgtgatcACAGTAACTGCTATTAAACAG GGATATGAAGACTGGCTACGTCACAAGGCTGACCGTGAAGTGAATAAGTCCACAGTGAAAGTGTTAGAGAATGGCGAGGAGACCTCGAAGGAGAGTGAGAAAATCAAG gttggAGATATTGTAGAAGTAACGGAAAATGACACCTTTCCCTGTGATTTAATACTGCTGCAGTCTAGCCGAGATGATGGCACATGCTTTGTTACAACAGCAAGTCTGGATGGAGAGTCCAATCATAAA ACACACTACACGGTGCCAGACATCGAGAGGGACCTGCAATCTCTCAGTGCCACCATCGAGTGTGAACAGCCTCAGCCTGACCTTTACAA GTTTAATGGTCGTATGCATATCTACAAAAACGACCAGGAGCCCACAGTGAG GTCTTTAGGCCCAgaaaacctgctgctgaaaggagCGACTTTAAAGAACACTCAGAAGATATGTG GTGTTGCAGTTTACACTGGCATggagacaaaaatggctcttaACTATCAGGGCAAATCTCAAAAACGATCCGTTGTAGAGAA GTCTATAAATGCCTTCCTTCTGGTTTACCTTTGCATACTGGTGAGCAAGGCGCTTGTGTGCACAACACTTAAATACGTTTGGCAGAACAAACCTGGACAGGATGAGCCGTGGTACAACGAAAAAACCCAGAAGGAGAAGGATACAAATCTG TACTTAAAAATGTTCACAGACTTCCTGTCCTTCATGGTCCTTTTCAACTTCATCATTCCGGTGTCCATGTATGTCACAGTTGAGATGCAAAAGTTTTTGGGATCCTTTTTCATCACTTGGGACAAAGATTTCTTTGACCCTGAAATTCAGGAGGGTGCACTGGTCAACACGTCAGACCTGAACGAAGAGTTGGGACAG GTGGAGTATATCTTCACAGACAAGACGGGCACACTCACCCAGAATAACATGGAGTTCATTGAGTGCTGCATCGACGGCTTCCAGTACAAACATCGGGGCGCATGCTCTGAGTTGGACGGGTTTTGTGTCACAGATGGACCAGTGAACAAACTACAGCAGAAAGCTGGCAGG gagagggaggagctgtTTCTGCGTGCCCTGTGTCTCTGCCACACTGTTCAGGTGAAGGAGTCTACAGAGCAGGCTCGGAGCCAAGGGGAAGATTGTATAGACCAGGTGGATGGTTTACCTGTAGAAGACGAAGCGCTCCAACCACCGCAGGAAGAGAGAGGCTTCATAGCTTCCTCACCTGATGAGATTGCACTGGTCAAGGGTGCCATGAG GTATGGCTTCACATTTCTGGGTCTCGAAAGCAAAACCATGAAAATTCTTAACAGGAATAAAGATGTTGAAAT GTATGAACTGCTTCACGTGTTGAACTTTGACCCAGTGAGAAGGCGAATGAGTGTGATCGTCAGATCCAGATCAG GTGACACATTGCTTTTCTGTAAGGGAGCAGACTCCTCCATCTTCCCTCGAGTCagacaggaggaggtggagaggatACGAATGCATGTCGAGCGCAATGCGACA GACGGTTATAGGACACTGTGTGTGGCCTACAAACATCTCAGTGAAGAGGAGTATGCCCAGGCAGACGAAGGACTGAGAGAAGCGAGACTGGCTCTgcaggacagagaggagaaactTATGGCTGTTTACAACCAGGTGGAGACTGGAATGAATCTACTAGGAGCCACTGCAGTGGAAGATCG CCTTCAAGAGGAGGCAGCAGAGACTATGGAAGCTCTGCAGGGAGCAGGTATGAAGGTTTGGGTCCTAACTGGGGACAAAATGGAGACAGCAAAGTCCACCTGCTACGCTTGTGGATTGTTTCAGAAGAGAACAGAGCTGTTGGAGCTAACTGTGCGCACTCTGGAGGATGGAGGGAGAAAACGTGAAGATCGCCTGCATGAACTTTTGTCCGAGTATCATAAGAAAGCTGTTCAGGATGCGCCACCGGTGAAAGCCGGCGGCAGCAG GGGCCGTTTTTTTGGCAAGCAAGATTATGGGTTTATCATCGATGGACCTTCTTTATCCATAGTGCTCAGCTCATCCTCTGAATCCAACTCCAATCTCTACAAAAATCTGTTCCTGCAGATTTGTCAAAACTGCACAGCTGTGCTCTGCTGCCGCATGGCTCCGCTGCAAAAGGCACAG ATTGTTAAAATGGTGAAAAACTGTAAAGGCAGCCCAATCACACTTTCCATTGGAGACGGAGCCAATGATGTCAGTATGATTTTGGAGGCTCATGTTGGCATTG GCATCAAGGGTAAGGAGGGTCGGCAGGCAGTGAGAAACAGTGATTATGCTATCCCCAAACTCAAGCATCTCAAGAAACTTCTGTTGGCTCATGGGCATCTTTACTACGTTCGCATTGCACATCTGGTGCAGTATTTCTTTTACAAG AATCTTTGCTTCATCTTACCCCAGTTTTTGTACCAGTTCTTCTGTGGCTACTCCCAACAA CCTCTGTATGATGCAGCCTATCTGACGATGTACAACATCTGCTTCACCTCTATGCCCATCCTGGCTTACAGCCTTTTCGAGCAGCACATTTGCATTGAGTTTCTCCTAAAAAACGCCAACCTGTAcag tgagGTTGCAAAGAACGCCATGTTGCGGTGGGAACTTTTTCTCTACTGGACCCTACTTGGAGTCTTCCATGGCTTGGTCTTCTTCTTTGGTGTTCGATTTTTGTTCGGTAACCCAGCCTTGCAGGACAATGGCCAG GTTTTTGGGAACTGGTCATATGGAACAATTGTATTCACTGTCCTCGTCTTCACTGTAACTCTAAAA CTTGCTCTTGACACACGACATTGGACGTGGATCAACCACTTTGTAATCTGGGGTTCTTTGGCCTTCTACgtgtttttcagcttcttctgggGAGGAATAATATG GCCTTTTCAGAAGCACCAGCGTTTGTACTTTGTCTTTGCCAACATGCTGAGCTCTGTATCAGCATGGCTCGTCATCATCTTGCTCATACTGCTCAGCCTACTGCCAGAGATCCTGCTCGTGGTGCTCCGCAAGCCCCGGGGACCTTACGCTCGAAAG